GTCTTATCGTTAAAAGATAGAGAACAATATCTACATAGTTTAGTCTCTGACTTAGTTAAAGAAGCTGAAGACATTTGCTACTTTTCAAGAATAAATTTGCTGTTTGAAGAAAGCTTACAAGCAGACCCATTAAAGCTGCTTCAACATGCAGCTAAAAAGAAACCGATTATTGTCATTTGGCCTGGCAGTTTAGATAGCATGTCATTGAGCTATGCAAAACCAGGTTTACCAGATTACAAAAGTTATAAATTAAATGAATTTCAAGATGTGCAGGTAATTACTACTTGC
This DNA window, taken from Pseudoalteromonas marina, encodes the following:
- the brxF gene encoding BREX-3 system P-loop-containing protein BrxF codes for the protein MKISNTKIENIKTDIDQAIKSGSFQSSNLILLVLNPTEIHEVIVKNVDSQFKNLSKLLSEKLVVLSLKDREQYLHSLVSDLVKEAEDICYFSRINLLFEESLQADPLKLLQHAAKKKPIIVIWPGSLDSMSLSYAKPGLPDYKSYKLNEFQDVQVITTCEQGVK